One window of Chamaesiphon minutus PCC 6605 genomic DNA carries:
- a CDS encoding cytochrome P450, whose translation MSIARQAATLPLPPGRTGLPWIGETLSFLLDPDFATKRRQEHGAIFRTHIIGRPTVVMSGAAANKFILSTHFDKFSWRDGWPDNFKELLGASLFLQEGVEHQRNRRLLMPAFHGKALTNYVSTMNEITDRYLAKWSQTGNLTWFPELKNLTFEIASVLLIGSEPGAETIELSRLFTELTNGLFTIPLNWSYTTYGRAVAARDVLLAHIEKVVLERQQAPTQDALGLLVQSQDEEGNRLSVAELKVQALLLLFAGHETTTSLVSSLCLALARHPEILATTRAEQVQIGLDAPITIDSLKQMTYLDRVLREVERMYPPVGGGFRGVTEEFEFNGYRVPKGWQVLYRIPEAHYDAEIYPEPDTFDPDRFAPERYEYKPSDYNFATYGGGSRICIGMAFAQMELKIIAAKLLRHYSWELLPNQNLTLDPIPTLHPRDGLKVKFEKLDMSA comes from the coding sequence ATGAGTATCGCTCGTCAAGCCGCTACATTACCTTTACCACCAGGTCGAACCGGACTACCCTGGATTGGTGAAACTCTTTCATTTTTGCTCGATCCCGATTTTGCTACCAAGCGGCGACAAGAGCATGGAGCGATCTTTCGGACGCATATTATCGGGCGTCCGACAGTTGTGATGAGTGGTGCGGCGGCGAATAAATTTATTTTATCGACTCATTTCGACAAGTTTTCTTGGCGCGATGGTTGGCCGGATAATTTTAAAGAATTATTGGGGGCATCATTATTTCTCCAAGAGGGTGTAGAACATCAGCGCAATCGACGATTGTTGATGCCAGCTTTTCATGGCAAAGCATTGACAAACTATGTCTCTACCATGAATGAAATTACCGATCGATATCTCGCAAAATGGTCGCAGACAGGTAATTTAACCTGGTTTCCCGAACTCAAAAATCTTACCTTTGAAATCGCCAGTGTGTTATTAATTGGCAGCGAACCTGGTGCGGAAACTATCGAATTGAGCCGCCTGTTTACCGAACTCACTAATGGGTTATTTACAATTCCGCTGAATTGGAGTTATACGACCTATGGGCGCGCTGTAGCCGCTCGCGACGTTCTACTCGCACACATCGAAAAAGTCGTCTTAGAACGGCAGCAAGCCCCCACTCAGGACGCATTGGGACTGCTGGTGCAGAGTCAGGATGAAGAGGGCAATCGACTCAGCGTCGCCGAACTCAAGGTGCAAGCATTATTATTGCTATTTGCCGGACACGAGACGACGACATCGCTAGTTTCCTCGCTATGCTTGGCACTGGCGCGACATCCAGAGATTCTAGCTACAACCAGAGCCGAACAGGTACAAATAGGATTAGATGCACCGATAACGATCGATAGTTTAAAGCAGATGACTTATCTCGATCGAGTCTTGCGGGAAGTAGAGCGGATGTATCCGCCAGTCGGGGGTGGATTTCGCGGCGTCACCGAAGAATTTGAATTTAATGGCTATCGAGTGCCTAAAGGTTGGCAAGTTTTGTATCGGATTCCCGAAGCGCATTACGACGCGGAGATTTATCCCGAACCAGATACTTTCGATCCTGACAGATTTGCGCCGGAGCGATATGAATACAAACCTTCAGACTATAATTTTGCCACTTACGGCGGCGGTTCCCGAATTTGCATCGGCATGGCATTCGCCCAGATGGAACTCAAAATTATCGCCGCCAAGCTGCTGCGCCATTACAGTTGGGAACTTTTACCCAACCAAAACCTCACTCTCGATCCGATTCCCACACTCCACCCCCGCGATGGTTTAAAAGTCAAGTTTGAAAAGTTAGACATGAGTGCATAA
- a CDS encoding MBL fold metallo-hydrolase: MQLTWLDSNSWLIELGGKNILLDPWLVGNLSFGDLPWLFLGSKTIDRPIPANIDLILLSQGLPDHAHIPTLEVLDRSIPVVGSPSAAKVVQKLGYQQVTALAPGESYRFAQIDIKAVPGSPVGPTAIENGYILRADGTSLYYEPHGYHSPTLSQEPEIDIVITPLIDLKLPLLGPVIKGKASAIALCELLKPKFIVPTAAGGDIKFEGLLMSILTAEGTVAEFADLLTSKSLATKTIDPQPWQPFSLELAKV, encoded by the coding sequence ATGCAACTTACCTGGCTCGACAGTAACTCTTGGCTCATCGAACTGGGCGGTAAAAATATTTTATTAGACCCTTGGCTGGTGGGCAATCTCAGCTTTGGCGATCTACCGTGGCTGTTTCTGGGTAGCAAAACCATCGATCGACCCATACCCGCGAATATCGATCTAATTTTACTCTCCCAAGGACTGCCCGACCACGCCCACATCCCCACTTTAGAAGTCTTGGATCGATCGATCCCCGTCGTCGGTTCGCCCAGCGCGGCTAAAGTAGTCCAGAAACTCGGCTACCAACAAGTTACTGCCCTCGCTCCCGGTGAGAGTTATCGCTTTGCCCAGATCGATATTAAAGCTGTTCCTGGCTCGCCAGTCGGCCCCACTGCGATCGAAAATGGTTATATCTTGCGCGCAGATGGGACCAGTCTTTACTACGAACCCCACGGCTATCACTCGCCGACGCTCTCCCAAGAACCAGAGATCGATATTGTCATTACCCCACTAATCGATCTCAAGCTGCCTCTGCTCGGTCCTGTCATCAAAGGAAAAGCCAGCGCAATAGCACTGTGCGAACTCCTCAAACCTAAATTTATCGTGCCCACAGCCGCTGGTGGCGATATCAAATTCGAGGGGTTACTGATGTCGATTTTGACAGCAGAAGGTACGGTTGCCGAGTTTGCAGACTTACTCACATCTAAGTCTCTAGCCACTAAAACGATCGATCCTCAACCTTGGCAGCCTTTTAGCCTAGAGCTGGCTAAAGTTTAA